A region of the Edaphobacter lichenicola genome:
TTGTATCTGATCAACTCGAATGGATCATTGAGCGCACCGAGCGGCGGCGCGGTGCAGAATCTGGTGACGGCGGCTTCGCTGGCAGTTTCGCCGGATGGGCAGTGGCTGATTGCGCTGGATAGTTTTACCCAGCAACTTGATATCTACCAGATCAACTCCACGACGGGAGCGTTGAGTGACGTGGGGTCGCCTACGTATTCACTTCATGCTGGGGCGGGGCCCTGGCAACCTTCGATGGTGAAGGTGTCGCCGGATGGGACGCTGATCTTTGCGGCGCTTGGAACCGGTGGCGATGTTGTGTTCTCGTTCAACACAACAACAGGTCTTGCAACGCAGGTGCAGAGCCTGGTCAATGTGAATGCGAGCACGGGCGATTTTGGGCTGGCGGTCGATCCCAAGACTGCTTATCTCTACATTGCGCGAAGTGGGACCAGTGGGGGAATTGGTGTCTACGCGATTGGATCGGGGGGAGTGTTGAATTCGGTTACGGGGTCGCCGTTTGCGGCGGGGAGCGGAACTGTGTCTATAGTGCTGGATGGTACGGGCACCTATGTCTACGCGGCGAATCGTACCGATGGCACGATCTCTGGTTACACGATTGCCGCGGGGGCTACTCCTGCGGCTTTGTCGTTGACGCCCCTGAGCGGGTCGGCCTATCAGAGTGGGACGTCGGTGCAGTCGCTGGGGATCGATCGAACCGGCAAGTATCTGCTGGCGGCATCGGTGGGGGGTAGTCCGGATCTGACGATGTACAGCTTCGATATTACGACGCCGGGCAAGCTCGATCGGGCGACCAGTATCGCCACCGATGCCGATCCTGCTGGGGCTGTCGCGGTTGCGCTGACACACTAGTTGTTCCCGATATGGACAGAGGTGTTGGAGTTGATGCCGCGATGCTATGGATTTAGCGAGGCCGCCGTTAGTATGGAGGAAGTGGTGCGTTGTGACGCGGAGTTTCAAGGCTATCGTTTCTTCATCTGGACAATTCGGTTTCGTGCGGTGCTTTTCGCGGATTTGCGGCTTTGTGGCGGTCTCGGTTCTTTTGGTGGGCGGGAGCGGGTGCTCGCGGCTGCGGCCTAAGCCGGCGGCTCAGTATGTGTACGTGACGGCGAAGCAGACGTTTCTGCGCGACCGGGTGGCGGCGGTCTCCAATCGGACGGCTACGGTGGAGAACGGCGACCGGCTTGAGGTGCTCGATCATGGACGGCGGTTTGTGAAGGTCCAGACGGCCAAGGGGGAGCAGGGCTGGATCGACGAGAAGGTGGTTGCGACCCAGGATGTCTTCGATCAGTTTGAGAAGTTGAAGCAGGATCATAAGGCTGATCCGGTGGTTGCCTCGGCGGTGGTGCGGGATGAGGTTTATATGCACGCCAAGCCGGGCCGCGACACGGAGAGGTTTTTCCGGCTGGCGGAGGGTGAGAAGCTGAAGCTGCTGGCTCGCGCTACGCTGGCCAAGCCTCTGCCGCCGGGAACTCGGGTGGCGAAGGCTGCACCTGTTCCAGTTCCAGCGACTGCGACCACAACTGGTTCGGCGGGGAAGGGTGTGAAGGCTGTTGCTCCGGCAGTGCCGGACGAACCTGCGGCGCCGGTGATGGAGGACTGGTGGCTGGTGCGCGACTCCAAGGGCGATACGGGGTGGCTTTTTAGCAGGATGATGGATGTTGACGCTCCCGATGCGATTACGCGGTACTCCGAAGGGCAAAGGATTGTGGGTTCGTATGTTCTTACTACGGTGAACGATCCGGAGGCGGAGCAGGATGACAAGAATATTCCGATCTACGTGACGGTGTTGAGTCCGTATAAGGCAGGGCTGACCTATG
Encoded here:
- a CDS encoding lactonase family protein: MERRGSFVRWAVVGAALMLPVFTGCTGFFPPVNNSGGGTGATGNQVYVVNQTTKSVSGFVVGTATLTAVSNSPIALGSQPFAEVVTPNDAFLYIAGQASISLYLINSNGSLSAPSGGAVQNLVTAASLAVSPDGQWLIALDSFTQQLDIYQINSTTGALSDVGSPTYSLHAGAGPWQPSMVKVSPDGTLIFAALGTGGDVVFSFNTTTGLATQVQSLVNVNASTGDFGLAVDPKTAYLYIARSGTSGGIGVYAIGSGGVLNSVTGSPFAAGSGTVSIVLDGTGTYVYAANRTDGTISGYTIAAGATPAALSLTPLSGSAYQSGTSVQSLGIDRTGKYLLAASVGGSPDLTMYSFDITTPGKLDRATSIATDADPAGAVAVALTH
- a CDS encoding SH3 domain-containing protein codes for the protein MAVSVLLVGGSGCSRLRPKPAAQYVYVTAKQTFLRDRVAAVSNRTATVENGDRLEVLDHGRRFVKVQTAKGEQGWIDEKVVATQDVFDQFEKLKQDHKADPVVASAVVRDEVYMHAKPGRDTERFFRLAEGEKLKLLARATLAKPLPPGTRVAKAAPVPVPATATTTGSAGKGVKAVAPAVPDEPAAPVMEDWWLVRDSKGDTGWLFSRMMDVDAPDAITRYSEGQRIVGSYVLTTVNDPEAEQDDKNIPIYVTVLSPYKAGLTYDFDQVRVFTWNVKKHRYETGYRDRNIEGYLPVTVTTATDPYGKLPAATTPAPTFSYRVLSDDAGPVVPDPVTGAIVPGKTVVKTYRLESNLVRRVIQPGTTAPGEAHPEPVSEKKKGAAGKGGKGKKKR